One segment of Chryseobacterium turcicum DNA contains the following:
- a CDS encoding SRPBCC family protein, producing the protein MNLEGRKIIVNKSSKDLSELLKSPENYKEFMPDGLQKFETREDGFKFGLQGMPEIALKIDEVTHEKAVLKSASSSLDFTLTATLKPLNETQTEVQMLFEGKFNPFIKMMVEKPLQNFINSLTDKIEAYK; encoded by the coding sequence ATGAATTTAGAAGGACGAAAAATTATTGTCAATAAATCATCTAAAGATTTATCTGAGTTGCTTAAATCTCCTGAAAATTATAAAGAATTTATGCCAGATGGTCTTCAAAAGTTTGAAACACGAGAAGATGGCTTCAAATTCGGACTTCAGGGAATGCCTGAAATCGCTCTTAAAATAGATGAAGTTACTCACGAGAAAGCTGTTTTGAAATCGGCTAGCTCAAGTTTAGACTTTACGCTTACAGCAACTTTAAAACCTTTGAACGAAACTCAAACTGAAGTACAGATGCTTTTTGAAGGAAAATTTAATCCTTTTATCAAAATGATGGTTGAGAAACCGCTTCAGAATTTTATCAATAGTTTGACTGATAAAATCGAAGCTTATAAATAA
- a CDS encoding NUDIX hydrolase codes for MYKVFVNEKKLLISKNPENLEKVLNYESFTTLEIALDLLQNTSTSELNVYGEQIDEIWKEFKKLFRIIEAAGGIVNKPNGDILFIRRLGKWDLPKGKMEKGESREESAIREIEEETNLQNVELKDFINTTYHIYIERNGDRVLKHTHWFEMFFDGEDTSKPQLEEGITEVAWKNTTQIENEVFPNTFQNIKLIINEFWDTKSK; via the coding sequence ATGTATAAAGTTTTTGTGAACGAAAAAAAATTATTGATATCTAAGAACCCGGAAAACTTAGAGAAAGTCTTAAATTACGAAAGTTTCACAACTTTAGAAATTGCCCTCGACCTTTTGCAGAATACATCGACTTCTGAGCTTAATGTATATGGTGAACAAATTGATGAGATTTGGAAAGAATTTAAAAAACTTTTCAGAATCATTGAAGCAGCTGGAGGAATTGTAAATAAGCCAAATGGAGATATACTTTTCATCAGAAGATTAGGAAAATGGGACCTTCCTAAAGGCAAAATGGAAAAAGGTGAATCTCGTGAAGAATCTGCGATAAGAGAAATTGAGGAAGAAACAAATCTTCAGAATGTAGAACTTAAAGACTTTATCAACACCACGTATCATATCTATATCGAAAGAAATGGTGACCGTGTTTTGAAACATACCCATTGGTTTGAGATGTTTTTTGACGGTGAAGATACTTCAAAACCCCAACTGGAAGAAGGAATTACTGAAGTTGCCTGGAAAAACACCACCCAGATTGAGAATGAGGTTTTTCCAAACACTTTTCAGAATATAAAATTGATTATTAATGAATTTTGGGATACAAAATCTAAATAA
- a CDS encoding UDP-N-acetylmuramoyl-tripeptide--D-alanyl-D-alanine ligase, whose translation MNTEQFYPIFLKAEKVTIDSRKIDKNDIFFAFSGDNFDAATLAEKAINQGALAVIIENKEFENIEKNIFYVSSTLKFLQELSVHHRNQLNIPIIGLTGSNGKTTTKELIHAVLSKKYNVQYTFGNLNNHIGVPLTLLSIKPEHEMAVIEMGANHQKEIELLCSIARPNFGYITNFGKAHLEGFGGFEGVIKGKSELYNYLINASQTILVNENDLIQLEKTQDYQSKITFGKVNSDYYFEAFSENNFVGVQYQNQKALSKLTGEYNFTNLCAAASFGLHFGLNFDEIQSALESYTPTNMRSQVVKKGTITLVLDTYNANPSSMSASLHNFITFEGSKTIVIGDMLELGDESKKEHQDILRLAQNLGFNEIITVGKQFKNVNKNSAAFESTDEFIQYLKDNKIQSENILLKASRGISLEKAIDFI comes from the coding sequence TAGCTGAAAAAGCGATTAATCAAGGTGCTCTAGCTGTTATTATTGAAAATAAAGAATTTGAAAATATAGAAAAAAATATTTTTTATGTTTCTTCTACTTTAAAGTTTTTGCAGGAATTGTCTGTACATCATAGAAATCAATTAAATATCCCTATTATTGGTCTTACCGGAAGCAATGGTAAAACGACCACCAAAGAGCTTATTCATGCTGTGTTATCAAAAAAATATAATGTACAGTATACTTTCGGAAATTTAAATAATCATATTGGTGTTCCGTTAACTCTACTTTCGATTAAACCAGAACACGAAATGGCTGTTATCGAAATGGGAGCCAATCATCAGAAAGAAATAGAATTATTGTGTAGTATTGCGAGACCAAACTTTGGATACATCACCAACTTCGGTAAAGCTCACTTAGAAGGTTTTGGAGGTTTTGAAGGCGTTATAAAAGGTAAATCTGAGTTGTATAATTATCTTATCAATGCCAGTCAAACTATTTTAGTTAACGAAAATGATTTAATTCAATTAGAAAAAACACAGGATTATCAATCAAAAATAACGTTTGGAAAAGTAAACTCTGACTATTATTTTGAAGCTTTTTCTGAAAATAATTTTGTGGGTGTACAGTATCAAAATCAAAAAGCCTTATCAAAGCTTACAGGAGAATATAATTTTACCAATCTATGTGCGGCAGCAAGTTTTGGGCTTCATTTTGGGTTGAATTTCGATGAAATACAATCGGCCCTAGAATCATATACTCCCACTAATATGAGGTCACAGGTTGTGAAAAAGGGTACAATTACTTTGGTTTTAGATACCTACAATGCTAATCCAAGTTCGATGTCTGCTTCATTGCATAATTTCATCACTTTTGAAGGCTCAAAAACAATCGTTATTGGCGACATGCTTGAGTTGGGCGATGAAAGTAAAAAAGAGCATCAGGATATTCTTAGATTAGCTCAAAACTTAGGTTTTAACGAAATTATCACGGTCGGAAAACAATTTAAAAACGTCAACAAAAATTCTGCGGCTTTTGAAAGTACAGATGAATTCATTCAATATTTAAAAGACAACAAAATTCAGTCAGAAAATATTCTTCTTAAAGCCTCACGAGGAATTTCTTTAGAAAAAGCAATCGATTTTATTTAG